The following coding sequences lie in one Pseudoalteromonas sp. Scap06 genomic window:
- the recJ gene encoding single-stranded-DNA-specific exonuclease RecJ: MKKMIIAREPVDDSHLPSHLHPVIKQIYATRNVCHADELNNSAATLLDFKLFKDIDKASQLLIDALHAQSKILIVGDFDADGATSTATLMQGLAMFGFTHLDYLVPDRFSLGYGLSPALAEQIVTMQPDLVITVDNGISCIAGIDIVKAAGIKVLVTDHHLQGEQLPNADAIVNPNRHDCDFPSKSIAGVGVAFYLLIALRSALREQGYFNQHPMPNIADLLDIVALGTVADVVALDANNRTLVHQGLARIRSGKTRPGITALIEVANRNAARLSASDFGFSLAPRLNAAGRLDDMSLGIACLLSNDINQARRIAGELDSLNFARREIEQGMQVEAQAVLDRLAFKEDSVPDAICLYQDDWHQGVIGILAGRLKEKYHRPTVIFAGGENGEVKGSCRSIEGLHMRDLLEGLNTAQPGLINKFGGHAMAAGLSINEQQFTEFKRAFDSAVSEQLSEESKRCIVFTDGELPNDCFSMDFAQLLKQSGPWGQQFPEPIFEHTFEVIQQRIVGEKHLKLVLKHQSARLVDAIAFGIDVKAWPDTEAQFVKVAYQLDINEFRGKFSLQLIVRELEKVG; the protein is encoded by the coding sequence ATGAAAAAAATGATCATTGCGCGAGAACCCGTTGACGACTCTCATCTACCTAGTCATCTACATCCTGTTATTAAGCAAATTTATGCCACGCGTAACGTCTGCCATGCTGATGAATTAAATAATAGTGCGGCTACTTTACTCGACTTTAAGTTGTTTAAAGATATAGACAAAGCCAGCCAACTGTTAATTGATGCGCTGCATGCACAAAGCAAAATACTTATTGTTGGCGATTTTGACGCCGACGGCGCAACCAGCACCGCCACCTTAATGCAAGGGCTGGCCATGTTTGGCTTTACTCATTTAGATTACTTAGTGCCAGACCGCTTTAGTCTAGGTTATGGTTTAAGCCCAGCATTGGCTGAGCAAATAGTGACTATGCAGCCCGATTTAGTGATCACCGTAGATAACGGTATTTCGTGTATTGCAGGGATTGATATTGTTAAAGCCGCAGGCATTAAAGTGCTGGTTACAGATCACCATTTACAAGGCGAGCAACTGCCGAATGCCGATGCTATTGTTAATCCTAATCGTCATGACTGTGATTTTCCTTCTAAGTCGATAGCTGGTGTTGGTGTGGCGTTTTATTTACTTATCGCGCTGAGAAGTGCGCTGCGTGAACAAGGCTACTTTAACCAACATCCTATGCCAAATATTGCTGACTTACTCGATATTGTAGCCCTTGGTACGGTGGCCGATGTGGTGGCTCTGGATGCGAATAACCGTACGTTAGTGCATCAAGGCTTGGCACGTATTCGCAGCGGTAAAACGCGCCCAGGTATCACCGCACTGATTGAAGTGGCTAATCGTAATGCAGCTCGTTTAAGTGCCAGCGATTTTGGCTTTTCATTAGCGCCGCGTTTAAATGCAGCTGGGCGCCTAGATGACATGAGTTTGGGTATAGCTTGCTTACTTAGCAACGACATAAATCAAGCAAGGCGCATAGCCGGCGAGCTTGATAGCTTAAACTTTGCCAGACGTGAAATAGAGCAAGGTATGCAAGTAGAGGCGCAAGCCGTGCTCGATAGGCTAGCATTTAAAGAAGATAGTGTGCCTGATGCTATTTGTTTGTATCAAGACGATTGGCATCAAGGTGTTATTGGCATTTTAGCGGGGCGCTTAAAAGAAAAATACCACCGCCCAACCGTGATATTTGCGGGTGGCGAAAACGGTGAAGTAAAAGGTTCATGTCGCTCTATTGAAGGCTTGCATATGCGCGACCTGCTTGAGGGGTTAAACACTGCGCAGCCTGGTTTAATTAATAAATTTGGCGGCCACGCAATGGCGGCAGGTTTAAGTATTAACGAGCAGCAATTTACTGAGTTCAAACGCGCATTTGATAGTGCAGTTAGCGAGCAACTCAGTGAAGAAAGTAAACGCTGTATTGTATTTACCGATGGTGAGCTACCTAATGACTGCTTTAGCATGGATTTTGCCCAGCTTTTAAAACAATCGGGCCCGTGGGGGCAGCAGTTTCCTGAGCCGATATTTGAACACACCTTTGAAGTAATCCAGCAGCGTATTGTGGGTGAAAAACACTTAAAGCTAGTATTAAAGCATCAGTCTGCACGCTTAGTGGATGCCATTGCCTTTGGGATTGATGTAAAAGCGTGGCCAGATACCGAGGCGCAGTTTGTTAAAGTAGCGTATCAGCTCGATATAAATGAATTTAGAGGTAAATTTAGCTTACAACTTATAGTTAGAGAGCTTGAAAAAGTGGGCTAA
- the prfB gene encoding peptide chain release factor 2 (programmed frameshift): MFEVNPVINQIKEIRERTELLRGYLDYALKQERLEEVNAELEDSAVWNEPERAQALGREKSALEAVVETIDNLVAGTDDVEGLVELAVEAEDQDTFDEAQSELADLNQQLEGLEFRRMFSGSHDSNDAYLDLQSGSGGTEAQDWCNILLRMYLRWGEAKGFKVELVEATDGDVAGIKGATVRFSGEYAYGWLRTETGVHRLVRKSPFDSSGRRHTSFASAFVYPEVDDNIEIDINPSDLRIDVYRASGAGGQHVNTTESAVRITHVPTNTVVQCQNERSQHKNKAQAMKQLKAKLFELELQQQNAEKQSQEDNKSDIGWGSQIRSYVLDDSRIKDLRTGVENRNTQAVLDGDLDKFIEASLKSGL; the protein is encoded by the exons ATGTTTGAAGTGAATCCTGTGATTAATCAAATCAAGGAAATTCGCGAACGTACTGAACTGCTTCGGGGGTACCTT GACTACGCTCTTAAACAAGAACGTTTAGAAGAAGTTAACGCCGAACTTGAAGATTCAGCCGTATGGAATGAGCCTGAGCGCGCACAAGCCCTTGGTCGTGAAAAGTCAGCACTAGAAGCCGTGGTTGAAACAATCGATAACCTTGTTGCTGGTACTGACGATGTTGAAGGTTTAGTCGAGCTTGCTGTTGAAGCCGAAGATCAAGACACCTTTGATGAAGCACAAAGCGAACTAGCTGATTTAAACCAGCAGCTTGAAGGGCTTGAGTTTCGTCGTATGTTTTCAGGCTCTCACGATTCAAACGATGCCTACCTTGATTTACAATCAGGCTCTGGCGGTACAGAAGCACAAGACTGGTGTAATATTTTACTGCGTATGTACTTACGCTGGGGTGAAGCAAAAGGCTTTAAAGTAGAGCTAGTTGAAGCGACCGATGGTGATGTTGCTGGTATTAAAGGTGCAACGGTACGTTTTTCTGGCGAATACGCTTATGGTTGGTTACGCACTGAAACAGGCGTACACCGCCTAGTTCGTAAAAGCCCATTTGATTCAAGTGGCCGTCGTCATACCTCGTTTGCATCTGCGTTTGTTTACCCAGAAGTTGATGACAACATTGAGATTGATATTAATCCGTCTGACTTACGTATAGACGTTTACCGTGCATCAGGCGCGGGTGGTCAGCACGTAAATACCACCGAATCGGCGGTACGTATTACTCACGTACCAACTAATACCGTGGTGCAATGTCAAAACGAGCGTTCACAACATAAAAATAAAGCCCAAGCAATGAAGCAGTTAAAAGCGAAATTATTTGAGCTTGAGCTACAGCAGCAAAATGCTGAAAAGCAAAGCCAAGAAGACAACAAGTCTGATATTGGCTGGGGAAGTCAAATTCGTTCATACGTACTTGATGACTCGCGTATTAAAGATTTACGTACTGGCGTTGAAAACCGTAACACTCAAGCGGTACTCGATGGCGACCTAGATAAATTTATTGAAGCCAGCTTAAAATCTGGTTTATAA
- the lysS gene encoding lysine--tRNA ligase: protein MTDQIQDENKLIAERRGKLDAIRENCPANGHPNQFRREHYTADLQAEFGDKSKEELIELQHVVSIAGRILAKRGPFMSIQDMKGRVQAYASKDVQKDLKAKYGQLDIGDIIGVKGALNKSGKGDLYVEMTEYELLTKSLRPLPEKFHGLSDQETKYRQRYVDLITNEATRETFRIRSQVVEGIRRFLADRDFMEVETPMLQVIPGGATARPFVTHHNALDIDMYLRIAPELYLKRLVVGGFDRVFEINRNFRNEGLSTRHNPEFTMIEFYQAYADYIDLMNITEDMLRTVATNVLGSPIVVNTTKDENGDVVDSVEYDFGQPFTRLSMADAILKYNPEFDAAVFNDPENHFEELKAYAKQVHVKIPENCVWGPGKFLCEIFEETAEHMLIQPTFITGYPWEVSPLARRNDENPFVTDRFEFFVGGRELANGFSELNDAQDQAERFTRQVEEKDAGDDEAMHYDEDYIRALEYGLPPTAGEGIGIDRLVMLFTDSSTIKDVILFPHMRPQAD, encoded by the coding sequence ATGACTGATCAAATCCAAGACGAAAATAAGTTAATCGCTGAGCGTCGCGGCAAATTAGACGCTATTCGCGAAAATTGCCCAGCCAACGGTCATCCAAACCAATTCCGTCGTGAGCATTACACGGCAGATTTGCAGGCTGAGTTTGGTGATAAGAGTAAAGAAGAGCTAATCGAATTACAGCACGTAGTATCGATAGCAGGTCGTATTCTTGCTAAACGTGGTCCATTTATGTCTATTCAAGACATGAAAGGCCGTGTACAAGCATATGCCTCAAAAGACGTTCAAAAAGATTTAAAAGCAAAATATGGTCAGCTTGATATTGGCGATATTATTGGTGTTAAAGGCGCGCTGAACAAATCAGGTAAAGGCGATTTATACGTAGAAATGACAGAGTACGAACTGCTGACTAAGTCACTTCGTCCACTACCAGAAAAATTCCATGGCTTATCAGATCAAGAAACTAAATACCGTCAACGTTATGTTGATTTAATTACTAACGAAGCAACGCGTGAAACATTCCGCATTCGCTCACAAGTAGTTGAAGGCATTCGTCGCTTTTTAGCTGACCGCGATTTTATGGAAGTAGAAACGCCAATGCTACAGGTTATTCCTGGTGGCGCGACGGCACGTCCGTTTGTAACGCATCATAATGCGCTTGATATCGATATGTACTTGCGTATTGCACCAGAGCTTTACTTAAAGCGTTTAGTGGTAGGTGGTTTTGACCGCGTATTCGAAATTAACCGTAACTTCCGTAACGAAGGGTTATCGACACGCCACAACCCAGAATTCACTATGATTGAGTTCTACCAAGCGTACGCTGACTACATTGATTTAATGAACATCACCGAAGACATGTTACGTACAGTTGCAACTAATGTACTGGGCAGCCCAATTGTGGTTAACACCACTAAAGATGAAAACGGCGACGTTGTTGATTCAGTAGAGTATGACTTTGGTCAACCGTTCACGCGTTTAAGCATGGCAGATGCTATCTTAAAATATAACCCAGAGTTTGATGCTGCGGTATTTAACGACCCAGAAAACCACTTTGAAGAATTAAAAGCGTACGCTAAACAAGTACACGTTAAAATTCCTGAAAACTGCGTATGGGGCCCAGGTAAGTTCTTATGTGAAATATTTGAAGAAACGGCTGAGCATATGCTTATCCAACCTACATTTATCACAGGCTACCCGTGGGAAGTATCTCCACTTGCACGTCGTAACGACGAAAATCCATTTGTAACTGACCGTTTTGAATTCTTTGTTGGTGGCCGTGAGCTTGCAAATGGTTTCTCAGAGCTTAACGATGCACAAGATCAAGCTGAGCGTTTTACTCGTCAGGTTGAAGAGAAAGACGCTGGTGATGATGAAGCAATGCATTATGACGAAGACTACATTCGCGCACTTGAGTATGGTTTACCACCAACGGCAGGTGAGGGCATTGGTATTGACCGTTTAGTGATGCTATTTACTGACTCATCAACTATCAAAGATGTTATTTTATTCCCGCACATGCGCCCACAAGCTGACTAA
- the dsbC gene encoding bifunctional protein-disulfide isomerase/oxidoreductase DsbC: protein MKKLMLAGAMLCTSLSAFANGVAVTPDANDPIVTKFAALGVTVKQINPSPVAGLKELITNKGVLYASPDGQFLMQGTLIDLNNRNNLTEQALNGVRQSGLKEYEDSMIVYKAPEEKHSITVFTDISCGYCRKLHRELDDLLESGITVKYLAFPRGGLQGSGYADLMNVWCAKDQQEALTEAKSGSDTQIVKDCSAPVAEHYQLGQSFGVSGTPAIILEDGTMIPGYQPAAALSAALEANKAG, encoded by the coding sequence ATGAAAAAATTAATGTTAGCAGGTGCCATGTTGTGCACTAGTTTGAGCGCTTTTGCTAATGGCGTTGCAGTAACACCCGATGCCAATGATCCTATCGTGACAAAATTTGCCGCGCTTGGAGTAACTGTAAAACAAATTAACCCAAGTCCGGTTGCAGGCTTAAAAGAATTGATTACCAATAAAGGGGTGCTATATGCAAGCCCTGACGGTCAGTTTTTAATGCAAGGTACGCTAATCGATTTAAACAACCGTAATAATTTAACCGAGCAAGCACTTAATGGTGTGCGCCAATCAGGGTTAAAAGAATACGAAGATTCAATGATTGTGTATAAAGCGCCAGAAGAAAAACACAGCATTACCGTGTTTACAGATATTAGCTGTGGTTACTGTCGTAAATTACACCGAGAGCTTGATGACTTACTTGAGTCGGGTATTACGGTTAAATACCTCGCATTTCCACGTGGCGGCCTACAGGGGTCAGGTTATGCTGATTTAATGAATGTGTGGTGTGCTAAAGATCAGCAAGAAGCACTTACTGAAGCTAAATCGGGCTCGGATACACAAATTGTAAAAGATTGTAGCGCACCCGTTGCAGAGCATTACCAATTAGGCCAAAGTTTTGGTGTTAGTGGTACACCGGCTATTATTTTAGAAGATGGCACGATGATCCCAGGCTACCAACCAGCAGCCGCATTAAGCGCTGCGCTTGAGGCGAATAAAGCAGGTTAA